In Zingiber officinale cultivar Zhangliang chromosome 8B, Zo_v1.1, whole genome shotgun sequence, a single genomic region encodes these proteins:
- the LOC122017394 gene encoding bZIP transcription factor RISBZ2-like isoform X1, with protein MERAFSLEEIIESFWVSSPIPMPSGIPLQGGGGGAAGEGGVINMNASEWCVDKFLEVVDGCNADPAAASPHDRSLSVSRNYGSNLAPNSGAPSSYVVANVCGSRGDLGRVGYHELGEMKAPVTPQPSNPAELVDPEEHQALLKKKLDIVCAAVAMSWGSSVNTQDYASVADSRSPISDVTRPGSQVHTIVTQGKQATSNSSGEQLDEVDELEGEAETNNIGPSDKRMRRMLSNRESARRSRRRKQEHMSELEAQVSQLRIEHSSLLNRLTDINKKYSDASVNNRILKADLETVRAKVKMAEESLKRATGVKPLYSVISDMSSIDFPFTPSMSNPTPNMVLPFQEGTNHFFHASMHVQDVPHGPEF; from the exons GGCCTTCTCATTGGAAGAGATcattgaatccttctgggtttcCTCCCCCATACCCATGCCGTCGGGGATTCCTctgcaaggaggaggaggaggagcagctgGGGAAGGAGGCGTCATCAACATGAATGCCTCGGAGTGGTGTGTCGATAAGTTCCTCGAGGTCGTCGACGGGTGCAATGCTGATCCAGCAGCGGCTTCCCCCCACGACCGTAGCCTTAGCGTCAGTCGCAATTATGGCAGTAATCTTGCCCCCAATTCCGGCGCTCCCTCCTCCTACGTGGTGGCGAACGTTTGCGGTAGTAGGGGAGACTTGGGACGAGTTGGGTACCATGAGTTGGGGGAAATGAAGGCACCTGTCACGCCACAGCCCTCAAATCCTGCGGAATTGGTTGACCCGGAGGAGCACCAGGCGCTTCTCAAGAAAAAGCTGGACATTGTTTGTGCTGCCGTTGCCATGTCTTGG GGTTCAAGTGTGAATACGCAGGATTATGCTTCTGTTGCTGACAGTAGGTCGCCTATTTCAGATGTTACACGGCCTGGTTCTCAAGTGCACACAATTG TTACCCAAGGGAAGCAGGCTACAAGCAATTCATCAGGGGAGCAGTTAGATGAGGTTGATGAACTTGAAGGAGAAGCAGAGACCAACAACATTGGCCCTTCAGATAAACGCATGAGGAG AATGCTTTCAAACAGAGAATCAGCAAGACGATCAAGGAGAAGAAAGCAAGAACATATGAGTGAGCTCGAAGCACAG GTCTCACAATTAAGAATTGAACACTCATCACTGTTGAATCGTCTAACTGACATTAATAAGAAGTATAGTGATGCTTCGGTTAATAATAGAATACTAAAAGCAGATTTGGAGACTGTTAGAGCCAAG GTGAAAATGGCAGAAGAATCTTTAAAGAGGGCAACTGGGGTGAAGCCTTTATACTCGGTCATCTCTGACATGTCAAGTATCGATTTTCCCTTCACTCCGAGCATGTCTAATCCAACCCCCAACATGGTACTTCCTTTCCAAGAAGGGACGAATCACTTCTTCCACGCCTCGATGCATGTCCAAGATGTTCCTCATGGGCCTGAGTTTTAG
- the LOC122017394 gene encoding bZIP transcription factor RISBZ2-like isoform X2: MERAFSLEEIIESFWVSSPIPMPSGIPLQGGGGGAAGEGGVINMNASEWCVDKFLEVVDGCNADPAAASPHDRSLSVSRNYGSNLAPNSGAPSSYVVANVCGSRGDLGRVGYHELGEMKAPVTPQPSNPAELVDPEEHQALLKKKLDIVCAAVAMSWGSSVNTQDYASVADSRSPISDVTRPGSQVHTIVTQGKQATSNSSGEQLDEVDELEGEAETNNIGPSDKRMRRMLSNRESARRSRRRKQEHMSELEAQVKMAEESLKRATGVKPLYSVISDMSSIDFPFTPSMSNPTPNMVLPFQEGTNHFFHASMHVQDVPHGPEF, translated from the exons GGCCTTCTCATTGGAAGAGATcattgaatccttctgggtttcCTCCCCCATACCCATGCCGTCGGGGATTCCTctgcaaggaggaggaggaggagcagctgGGGAAGGAGGCGTCATCAACATGAATGCCTCGGAGTGGTGTGTCGATAAGTTCCTCGAGGTCGTCGACGGGTGCAATGCTGATCCAGCAGCGGCTTCCCCCCACGACCGTAGCCTTAGCGTCAGTCGCAATTATGGCAGTAATCTTGCCCCCAATTCCGGCGCTCCCTCCTCCTACGTGGTGGCGAACGTTTGCGGTAGTAGGGGAGACTTGGGACGAGTTGGGTACCATGAGTTGGGGGAAATGAAGGCACCTGTCACGCCACAGCCCTCAAATCCTGCGGAATTGGTTGACCCGGAGGAGCACCAGGCGCTTCTCAAGAAAAAGCTGGACATTGTTTGTGCTGCCGTTGCCATGTCTTGG GGTTCAAGTGTGAATACGCAGGATTATGCTTCTGTTGCTGACAGTAGGTCGCCTATTTCAGATGTTACACGGCCTGGTTCTCAAGTGCACACAATTG TTACCCAAGGGAAGCAGGCTACAAGCAATTCATCAGGGGAGCAGTTAGATGAGGTTGATGAACTTGAAGGAGAAGCAGAGACCAACAACATTGGCCCTTCAGATAAACGCATGAGGAG AATGCTTTCAAACAGAGAATCAGCAAGACGATCAAGGAGAAGAAAGCAAGAACATATGAGTGAGCTCGAAGCACAG GTGAAAATGGCAGAAGAATCTTTAAAGAGGGCAACTGGGGTGAAGCCTTTATACTCGGTCATCTCTGACATGTCAAGTATCGATTTTCCCTTCACTCCGAGCATGTCTAATCCAACCCCCAACATGGTACTTCCTTTCCAAGAAGGGACGAATCACTTCTTCCACGCCTCGATGCATGTCCAAGATGTTCCTCATGGGCCTGAGTTTTAG
- the LOC122017393 gene encoding guanylate-binding protein 5-like isoform X1 — MGACLRALAFWVLVFCFFFASGTSDDAVDLRRAFPIVEPDSEHTKLRLAKEGLDAIQRITTPIAVVAVIGPYRSGKSFLLNQLLSLSCDEGFGVGHMRDTKTKGIWVWGTPFEIDINGRKISVLYLDTEGFESVGKSNVYDDRIFALATIMSSVLIYNLPETIREADISRLSFAVEIAEEFYGRVKGQDVAFEPAKLLWLIQRDFLQGKSVQEMVNEALQLVPNSSGDKNIDQVNRIRDSLAIMGDNNTAFSLPQPHLQRTKLCDLNDSELDQMYVKKREQLKQLVVSIIHPKIVQGKLQNGNDFVAFLEQIIEALNKGEIPSTGSIVEVFNKVILERCMRLYSEQMEILQLPVEENRLQELHEKLKVEAKKLFDHQHFGRNHAAQSVLELDYEMQKVFRTFLRINEYQSSKLCEVRYTQCEDKMDHLQVMRLPSMAKFNDGFLHCNQTFERECVGPSKEMYTQKMTKMLSKARSLFIKDYNQRLCNWLVTFSLIVAIVGRFIVKFILFEIAGWVMFIFLETYTRMFWSSESLYYNPAWHVIVSTWETIVYSPILDLDRWAIPIGVLLLALVLYWQCFGRRKHGSGSLLPLYIGRHHKSGSNRSRSE; from the exons ATGGGGGCTTGCTTGCGGGCTTTGGCGTTTTGGGTCCTGGTCTTTTGCTTTTTCTTTGCATCTGGTACTTCCGATGACGCAGTCGATCTCCGCCGTGC TTTTCCTATTGTGGAACCAGATTCTGAGCATACAAAACTCCGCCTTGCAAAGGAGGGTTTGGACGCAATTCAAAGAATTACAACCCCTATAGCTGTTGTTGCG GTAATCGGTCCATATCGCTCAGGCAAATCATTTCTTCTCAACCAACTCCTTTCCCTGTCATGTGATGAAG GTTTTGGTGTAGGACATATGCGTGATACTAAAACCAAAG GAATATGGGTTTGGGGAACACCTTTCGAAATTGATATCAATGGAAGAAAAATATCTGTCTTATACCTAGATACAGAAGGATTTGAAAGTGTGGGGAAATCAAATGTTTATGATGATAG GATATTTGCTCTCGCTACAATTATGAGCTCTGTGCTGATTTATAATCTCCCTGAGACG ATTCGTGAGGCTGATATATCTCGGTTATCATTTGCAGTGGAAATTGCAGAAGAATTTTATGGAAG GGTCAAG GGGCAAGATGTTGCTTTTGAGCCGGCTAAACTTTTGTGGCTTATTCAACGAGATTTCCTAC AGGGAAAGTCGGTGCAAGAAATGGTGAATGAAGCCCTCCAGCTTGTACCAAATAGCAGTG GTGATAAAAATATTGATCAG GTAAACCGAATTCGAGATTCCTTGGCAATAATGGGTGACAATAACACAGCTTTTAGCTTGCCACAA CCTCATCTCCAAAGGACGAAACTTTGTGATTTGAACGACAGCGAACTGGATCAAATGTATGTGAAAAAGAGGGAGCAATTGAAACAGCTTGTTGTATCAATCATTCACCCAAAGATTGTTCAGGGAAAACTTCAAAATGGAAATGATTTCGTAGCTTTCCTGGAACAG ATCATTGAAGCCTTGAATAAAGGAGAAATTCCATCCACAGGCTCTATTGTCGAAGTGTTCAATAAGGTGATTCTTGAGCGTTGCATGAGATTGTACAGTGAGCAAATGGAAATTCTGCAATTACCAGTAGAAGAAAACAGGCTGCAGGAGCTTCATGAAAAATTGAAAGTAGAAGCTAAAAAGTTGTTTGATCACCAGCATTTTGGTCGGAATCATGCTGCACAATCTGTTTTAGAACTCGATTATGAAATGCAAAAG GTTTTTAGAACATTCCTCCGTATTAATGAATATCAGTCATCAAAATTGTGTGAAGTCCGATATACTCAGTGTGAAGACAAAATGGATCATCTTCAAGTTATGAGACTTCCTTCCATGGCAAAATTCAATGATGGTTTTCTTCACTGCAATCAAACTTTCGAGAGAGAGTGTGTTGGGCCTTCAAAAGAAATGTATACGCAAAAAATGACAAAG ATGCTGAGTAAAGCTCGATCACTTTTCATCAAAGATTACAATCAGAGACTTTGTAACTGGTTGGTGACTTTCTCACTCATTGTGGCGATAGTGGGCCGGTTCATTGTCAAGTTTATTTTATTTGAGATTGCTGGTTGGGTGATGTTCATTTTCCTAGAGACATACACTAGAATGTTTTGGTCATCAGAGTCGCTATATTACAATCCTGCTTGGCATGTCATTGTGTCTACATGGGAAACTATTGTGTATAGTCCTATTCTTGACTTGGACAG ATGGGCAATTCCAATTGGTGTATTGCTACTGGCTCTGGTCTTATATTGGCAATGTTTTGGTAGGAGGAAACATGGATCTGGTTCGCTGTTGCCATTGTACATTGGCCGTCACCATAAAAGTGGTTCCAACCGATCAAGATCTGAGTAA
- the LOC122017393 gene encoding guanylate-binding protein 4-like isoform X2 yields MTQSISAVRNFPIVEPDSEHTKLRLAKEGLDAIQRITTPIAVVAVIGPYRSGKSFLLNQLLSLSCDEGFGVGHMRDTKTKGIWVWGTPFEIDINGRKISVLYLDTEGFESVGKSNVYDDRIFALATIMSSVLIYNLPETIREADISRLSFAVEIAEEFYGRVKGQDVAFEPAKLLWLIQRDFLQGKSVQEMVNEALQLVPNSSGDKNIDQVNRIRDSLAIMGDNNTAFSLPQPHLQRTKLCDLNDSELDQMYVKKREQLKQLVVSIIHPKIVQGKLQNGNDFVAFLEQIIEALNKGEIPSTGSIVEVFNKVILERCMRLYSEQMEILQLPVEENRLQELHEKLKVEAKKLFDHQHFGRNHAAQSVLELDYEMQKVFRTFLRINEYQSSKLCEVRYTQCEDKMDHLQVMRLPSMAKFNDGFLHCNQTFERECVGPSKEMYTQKMTKMLSKARSLFIKDYNQRLCNWLVTFSLIVAIVGRFIVKFILFEIAGWVMFIFLETYTRMFWSSESLYYNPAWHVIVSTWETIVYSPILDLDRWAIPIGVLLLALVLYWQCFGRRKHGSGSLLPLYIGRHHKSGSNRSRSE; encoded by the exons ATGACGCAGTCGATCTCCGCCGTGCGTAA TTTTCCTATTGTGGAACCAGATTCTGAGCATACAAAACTCCGCCTTGCAAAGGAGGGTTTGGACGCAATTCAAAGAATTACAACCCCTATAGCTGTTGTTGCG GTAATCGGTCCATATCGCTCAGGCAAATCATTTCTTCTCAACCAACTCCTTTCCCTGTCATGTGATGAAG GTTTTGGTGTAGGACATATGCGTGATACTAAAACCAAAG GAATATGGGTTTGGGGAACACCTTTCGAAATTGATATCAATGGAAGAAAAATATCTGTCTTATACCTAGATACAGAAGGATTTGAAAGTGTGGGGAAATCAAATGTTTATGATGATAG GATATTTGCTCTCGCTACAATTATGAGCTCTGTGCTGATTTATAATCTCCCTGAGACG ATTCGTGAGGCTGATATATCTCGGTTATCATTTGCAGTGGAAATTGCAGAAGAATTTTATGGAAG GGTCAAG GGGCAAGATGTTGCTTTTGAGCCGGCTAAACTTTTGTGGCTTATTCAACGAGATTTCCTAC AGGGAAAGTCGGTGCAAGAAATGGTGAATGAAGCCCTCCAGCTTGTACCAAATAGCAGTG GTGATAAAAATATTGATCAG GTAAACCGAATTCGAGATTCCTTGGCAATAATGGGTGACAATAACACAGCTTTTAGCTTGCCACAA CCTCATCTCCAAAGGACGAAACTTTGTGATTTGAACGACAGCGAACTGGATCAAATGTATGTGAAAAAGAGGGAGCAATTGAAACAGCTTGTTGTATCAATCATTCACCCAAAGATTGTTCAGGGAAAACTTCAAAATGGAAATGATTTCGTAGCTTTCCTGGAACAG ATCATTGAAGCCTTGAATAAAGGAGAAATTCCATCCACAGGCTCTATTGTCGAAGTGTTCAATAAGGTGATTCTTGAGCGTTGCATGAGATTGTACAGTGAGCAAATGGAAATTCTGCAATTACCAGTAGAAGAAAACAGGCTGCAGGAGCTTCATGAAAAATTGAAAGTAGAAGCTAAAAAGTTGTTTGATCACCAGCATTTTGGTCGGAATCATGCTGCACAATCTGTTTTAGAACTCGATTATGAAATGCAAAAG GTTTTTAGAACATTCCTCCGTATTAATGAATATCAGTCATCAAAATTGTGTGAAGTCCGATATACTCAGTGTGAAGACAAAATGGATCATCTTCAAGTTATGAGACTTCCTTCCATGGCAAAATTCAATGATGGTTTTCTTCACTGCAATCAAACTTTCGAGAGAGAGTGTGTTGGGCCTTCAAAAGAAATGTATACGCAAAAAATGACAAAG ATGCTGAGTAAAGCTCGATCACTTTTCATCAAAGATTACAATCAGAGACTTTGTAACTGGTTGGTGACTTTCTCACTCATTGTGGCGATAGTGGGCCGGTTCATTGTCAAGTTTATTTTATTTGAGATTGCTGGTTGGGTGATGTTCATTTTCCTAGAGACATACACTAGAATGTTTTGGTCATCAGAGTCGCTATATTACAATCCTGCTTGGCATGTCATTGTGTCTACATGGGAAACTATTGTGTATAGTCCTATTCTTGACTTGGACAG ATGGGCAATTCCAATTGGTGTATTGCTACTGGCTCTGGTCTTATATTGGCAATGTTTTGGTAGGAGGAAACATGGATCTGGTTCGCTGTTGCCATTGTACATTGGCCGTCACCATAAAAGTGGTTCCAACCGATCAAGATCTGAGTAA